A single window of Apodemus sylvaticus chromosome 4, mApoSyl1.1, whole genome shotgun sequence DNA harbors:
- the LOC127682186 gene encoding 40S ribosomal protein S23-like: protein MGKCRGLRTARKLRSHRRDQKWHDKQYKKAHLGTALKANPFGGASHAKGIVLEKVGVEAKQPNSAIRKCVRVQLIKNDKKITAFVPNDGCLNFIEENDEVLVAGFGRKGHAVGDIPGVRFKVVKVANVSLLALYKGKKERPRS from the coding sequence TACTGCCCGGAAGCTCCGCAGTCACCGACGGGACCAGAAGTGGCATGATAAACAGTACAAGAAAGCCCACTTGGGCACAGCCCTGAAGGCCAATCCGTTTGGGGGTGCCTCTCATGCAAAGGGAATTGTGCTGGAAAAAGTAGGGGTTGAGGCCAAGCAGCCTAATTCTGCCATCAGGAAATGTGTCCGGGTGCAGCTCATTAAGAACGACAAGAAGATCACAGCGTTTGTGCCCAATGACGGCTGTTTGAACTTCATTGAGGAAAACGATGAAGTTCTGGTTGCTGGATTTGGTCGGAAAGGTCATGCTGTAGGTGATATCCCCGGAGTCCGCTTTAAGGTGGTGAAAGTGGCCAATGTGTCTCTTTTGGCTCTATACAAAGGCAAGAAGGAACGACCAAGATCATAA